In the genome of Hippoglossus hippoglossus isolate fHipHip1 chromosome 4, fHipHip1.pri, whole genome shotgun sequence, one region contains:
- the LOC117760594 gene encoding LOW QUALITY PROTEIN: phospholipase A2 inhibitor and Ly6/PLAUR domain-containing protein-like (The sequence of the model RefSeq protein was modified relative to this genomic sequence to represent the inferred CDS: inserted 1 base in 1 codon), which produces MMKLLLSLTLIWALSSTGEALECETCTNANCSTTAAVTCPTGTMCITASIQGKLLYKIYKACAPPSLCPXTGSRHFQLTWGVSSSLQSATCCSTDNCNSVTLPFPVVPADNSLQCHVCNPITFDCSRSIQCKGTEDRCFQANE; this is translated from the exons ATGATGAAGCTGCTTCTTTCTCTGACTCTCATCTGGGCGCTCTCCAGCACAG GTGAAGCACTTGAGTGTGAAACTTGCACAAATGCTAACTGttcaaccacagcagcagttacaTGTCCCACAGGCACGATGTGTATCACAGCTTCCATTCAAGGTAAACTTCTCTACAA AATCTACAAGGCCTGTGCACCCCCCTCCCTGTGTC CCACAGGCTCTCGACATTTTCAGTTAACTTGGGGTGTTTCGAGTTCACTGCAAAGTGCTacatgctgcagcacagacaactGCAACTCCGTCACTCTGCCTT tccCTGTGGTTCCAGCAGATAACAGTCTACAGTGTCACGTTTGTAACCCCATCACCTTTGATTGCAGCCGTTCAATACAATGTAAGGGAACAGAGGATCGCTGCTTTCAAGCCAATG AGTGA
- the gpx7 gene encoding glutathione peroxidase 7: MMLSGLLTVFLTVLSFSESKHKDMYTFKVVNSRGKLVSLEKYRGSVSLVVNVASECGFTEEHYKDLQQLQRDFGPYHFNVLAFPCNQFGQQEPGSDKEIDSFVRRVYGVSFPLFSKIAVVGTGANNVYKYLVEASGKEPDWNFWKYLIDVNGKVVDTWGPKVSVKEIRPKVAEMVRQIILKKKEEL, translated from the exons ATGATGCTCTCCGGGCTTCTCACCGTGTTCCTGACTGTTCTCAGCTTCTCTGagagcaaacacaaagacatgtaCACCTTCAAGGTGGTGAACAGCAGAGGGAAGTTAGTTTCCCTGGAGAAGTACCGGGGCTCG GTGTCCCTGGTGGTGAATGTAGCCAGTGAATGTGGCTTCACAGAGGAACACTACAAagacctgcagcagctccagcggGACTTTGGGCCGTATCACTTCAACGTGCTGGCGTTCCCCTGCAACCAGTTTGGGCAGCAGGAGCCCGGCAGCGACAAGGAGATTGACAGCTTTGTGCGCAGAGTCTACGGCGTCTCCTTCCCCCTGTTCAGTAAAATTGCTGTTGTCGGAACTGGAGCCAACAATGTCTACAAGTACCTGGTCG aggcTTCTGGAAAAGAACCTGACTGGAATTTCTGGAAGTATCTGATTGATGTTAACGGCAAAGTGGTGGACACATGGGGACCAAAAGTGTCTGTGAAAGAAATTCGACCTAAAGTAGCTGAAATGGTGCGGCAGATTATCctaaagaagaaagaagagctTTAA